A single Antechinus flavipes isolate AdamAnt ecotype Samford, QLD, Australia chromosome 5, AdamAnt_v2, whole genome shotgun sequence DNA region contains:
- the LOC127564198 gene encoding olfactory receptor 6V1 — translation MANLSQPSEFILLGFSAFGELQMALYGPFLVLYLLAFTGNIIIIAMVFASAQLHTPMYFFLGNFALLETLVTMTVVPKMLSDFHASTKTISFTGCMVQFYFYFSFGSTTFLILADMALDRFIAICHPLRYGSLMSSVVCISLAGAAWAAPFLAMVPTVISRVQLSYCHGNIINHFFCDNAPLLQLACSNTFLLEFWDFMMALAFVLSSFLITLVSYGYIITTVLRIPTASGRQKAFSTCGSHLTLVFIGYSSTIFVYVQPGKAHSVELNKFVVLITSILTPVLNPFIFTLRNETVKTIIRGQVQRLKDLKNSA, via the coding sequence ATGGCAAATCTGAGCCAACCATCTGAATTTATCCTTTTGGGTTTCTCAGCCTTTGGGGAGCTGCAGATGGCACTGTATGGGCCCTTCCTGGTACTTTATCTTCTGGCCTTCACAGGAAACATAATCATCATTGCCATGGTCTTTGCCAGTGCCCAACTACACACACCTATGTACTTCTTCCTTGGAAATTTTGCCCTACTAGAGACTTTGGTCACCATGACTGTAGTACCCAAGATGCTTTCAGACTTCCATGCTTCCACGAAGACAATTTCCTTCACTGGATGCATGGttcaattctatttctatttctctttcggTTCTACCACCTTCCTGATCCTGGCAGATATGGCCCTTGACCGCTTCATAGCTATTTGCCACCCACTACGTTATGGTAGTCTCATGAGTTCTGTAGTATGCATTTCTCTGGCAGGGGCTGCCTGGGCAGCACCCTTCCTGGCCATGGTGCCCACTGTTATTTCCCGGGTACAGCTCTCCTACTGCCATGGCAATATCATTAACCACTTCTTCTGTGACAATGCCCCACTGCTGCAGCTAGCTTGCTCAAATACATTCCTGCTAGAGTTCTGGGACTTTATGATGGCCTTGGCTTTTGTCCTCAGCTCCTTCCTGATAACACTTGTCTCCTATGGCTATATCATTACCACAGTGTTGCGTATCCCTACTGCCAGTGGCCGCCAAAAGGCCTTCTCCACATGTGGATCCCACCTAACTCTGGTCTTTATTGGCTATAGCAGTACAATATTTGTCTATGTTCAACCTGGTAAAGCACATTCTGTGGAGCTCAACAAATTTGTGGTCTTAATCACTTCTATCCTGACTCCTGTcctcaatccctttatttttaccCTCCGCAATGAGACAGTGAAGACAATTATCCGAGGACAGGTACAAAGACTAAAAGATCTAAAGAATTCAGCATGA